Proteins found in one Catenulispora sp. GP43 genomic segment:
- a CDS encoding TIGR03085 family metal-binding protein: MGTHARAERAHLAQALTEAGPDAPTLCEGWTTRDLAAHVVVRERRVDAAGGIMMKALAPRLARVQAEYAARPWTELLQMVTEGPSRRSLFGLAPVDEAANVVEFFVHCEDVRRAKPGWEPRLLDTDLTEALWKRAAGLARLAGRRAPAGLVLRRPDGQTAVAHKGTPVVTVTGEPGELVMFMSGRQGHSVVAIDGQEQAVAAVRGAKFGL; the protein is encoded by the coding sequence CGCGCCCACCTCGCCCAAGCCCTCACCGAAGCCGGCCCCGACGCCCCGACCCTGTGCGAAGGCTGGACCACGCGGGACCTGGCGGCGCACGTCGTGGTCCGGGAACGGCGCGTCGACGCCGCCGGCGGCATCATGATGAAAGCCCTCGCCCCGCGGCTGGCCCGGGTCCAGGCCGAATACGCCGCCCGGCCCTGGACCGAACTCCTGCAGATGGTCACCGAAGGACCCTCCCGCCGCTCCCTGTTCGGCCTCGCCCCCGTCGACGAAGCCGCCAACGTCGTGGAGTTCTTCGTGCACTGCGAAGACGTACGCCGCGCCAAGCCCGGCTGGGAACCACGCCTGCTCGACACCGACCTCACCGAAGCCCTGTGGAAGCGGGCCGCCGGCCTGGCCCGGCTGGCCGGCCGGCGCGCGCCGGCCGGGCTGGTGCTGCGCCGCCCCGACGGGCAGACCGCGGTGGCGCACAAGGGCACGCCGGTGGTGACGGTCACCGGGGAGCCGGGCGAACTGGTGATGTTCATGTCCGGGCGCCAAGGCCACTCGGTCGTCGCCATCGACGGCCAGGAGCAGGCCGTGGCCGCCGTCCGCGGCGCGAAGTTCGGCCTGTGA